The stretch of DNA TGACCAACAGATACCAAACGAGAGCTGAAGAACAAAGATGCTGGTGAGTGTCAAAGTGTAGACACAACAACAAACTAAAGTTTTGGCAACCCCCAAAAAGAAACCAACAAAAATCTAAAAACCACAGCATTTAAACAGCAACAGGCGTTCTGGCCTTGGTGTGCCAGTGGCAGTGATATGACACCATCTTTGCTTCAGCGTTTTACAAATTTAAAACACGTTCACCATATTTCAATTACATCTCCCAGCACCAGCGGATCCATCTTGAATTCTGAGGCTAAACAGTTAATAGTTAAGGACAATTGtaacaaataatacatttaaaaaacctTATTACTCAAACTTGCCAGACTCCCCTTAATGAAAATGTATGAACAATGTAAGCCATTATTATGTCTTTATGTCCTAAAGTAACTAAACAACCAGATTTGCAACTTGACCATAATGAAAGTCAGCAGTATTTGACATGGTGAAACACTGCATCCTTGCAATTCAAACAATTCATAATAATACAATGATTTATCATCTACGTACCCGGGCTAGCGAAAATCCTGTTACATTCAAATGAACCAAATTCCTGGAGCTGTAGAGGTTTCTGAGGTGGAGCCTGGGTgttgagcagggggggggggggttaaggctCAGAGCTTCACAGCTCTAGAGGTGAGGACAGCTTGGTGCTGAGTAGCAGCCCAGGTGAGCAGGGCCCTTGACAGATAAGGTAGAGGGATGAAAATGGTCGTCCatttatccatccatccgtccatcTCCAAGACAAACACCCTCGagatcacaaacacaccatacCATATGCCCACAGTagtgtatttgttttgaaagCACATCAGTAACACCCAGGTGGTAATCTCTGGTTCCTCCTCAGGTGAGCCAGAGTGGAGCTGTAACTCACACAAATTCCACAGGAGCATCAAAGACTACCAGGTGATTCCATCCTCCCCAGACAGACCTATGGTGCCCACATGGCACAGAACCAGACCCTACAACTGAAAGAGTAAACCTTTCTGGAGGTCTGAGTGGAATGGACAGCTGGAAGGATGGGCAGTTCAACCAGCAAGTGGATGAATCATCGTCTGTTTGCGTTAGATCTCCCAAATCAAGCTGGTCGTAGTGAGGGGTGGATTTAGGAAGGGGTTAATACTgttatctgtgtctctctgctcaaGAGCAGCACGTGGGTGACTGACAGAGCTGCTTGTACACCCCTGACCTGGGCTGTTTCAGGCCTGAGGCCCAGCCGACAGCCAGCTCTCTGTGACATGCATCACACAAAACAGGAAATGGCCAGCAGGGGCAGGGCCGCCGACAGGAAGTAGGTCACACGGTATAGATGGAGCGGTGAGAAAGTCACCATGGCGATTGAGATGGGCAGCAGGAAGTGTGACGTCAGAGGCAGGAGTTTACTAGAACACACAAGGATATAAACATCAGATTAAACACGAGACATTCATGAACAGGTGTGAAAAGAGATGGAACAGCTATGAAGAGCATAGCTCAGGCAGTGAGgcctgggtggctgtgtgtgtgtgtttgtgtgggtggctgtgtgtggctgtgggtgtgtgtgtgggtgtacctgTTGCTGAGCTTCACAACATCACAGTTGATCAGCAGCACGTTGGAAATGAGGAGAGGCACAGTGTGAGGCCAGCAGGGGTCAGGATCCAGCTGGGTGGAatacctgcagacacacacacacacgtaaacatcaTGAGTATAAAGTGATGCTGCTAAGACCCTGAAAAGCAAATAGTCGCTTCTTTCTACATGCAAAGTTCATAAAGTtttcacttagcagacgcttgAGCAGTGTTTAGCGGAACACTGATACGAGTCTTTGGACTGCTCTCCCTTAATGCTAGTGTGTATGCagctgtgtgggggggggcagctggtaCCTCAGACTGCGTGACCagtgcaggagagagggagcgctcAGCATCAGCGGCACGGTGAACAGAGCCGACAGGCTGAGGTGGAGCTGCAGGTCGGACCTCACGCCCTGCAGTACACACTCCGACAGCAGGGGGGCGCCGTTGCACTCCCTCGGCGTGGCGTGCGGCTTGACGTCCGTGCTGCcgttctcctgctccctctgctTCTGTGGGGCCTGAGAAGAGAAGCGTGGATGTTGAAGATTATACAAGGATCCAAGTATCCAacacatgttttgttttgtttgaaacCTACCAGGTTAAGCATGTGACTCAACGACCTCTCTGTCATTTGAAGTTTTAGCACCTGGAGAgaaacaccacagaagaagacaccCATTCAAGACTACCCAAGAAAGGCTGATGCCTGAACACTAGATCAGTTTTGAGCCTGGGTATAGTTCTGGTTCTATAGGCGACAGCTTCCCACTCAGACTCACTCTATAGAGGTGAAGCAGGAAGCTGGCAGTGATTGACAGGGCTCCACAGGAAGTCCCACCCAGGAGGCTGAGAGACATGATGAGGAGAAGCTGGGTGCGAAGACACAGGGTGCCACAGtcctgagagacagagggtctaaaaagcacacacacacacacacattactatcCTAGTGAGGATTGACAattcactcccattcaaaatcatGTATTCCTTAACCCTTAACCTCAACCCTTAACCTAATTTTAACCGCAGGCTGAAACTATTAGATCAAGCGACCTGATTCCAGTCCTGTTCCCCTGAGGGCTTACCTGTGCAGGGGAGCTAGCAGCAAAGACAGGAGGCGGATGGAGAGCCGGAGGACTGTGCTGCCCCAGAATGCAACAGCAGCTCCCAGCACGTAAGGCAGGGGGGCCAATAGGCGGGGCCATTCATCGGGCGGGGCCGTGTGGGAGGAACCatcaggggaggtggaggggagtgcGTCcacaggggggagacagagagctgaCCAGCCCTCCTGGAACCAGCTTTGTCTGGGATGGACACAGGAGAAATATTTAGATGATCATTTGAGTTTAATATGATTAGGAGTATAGTAAGTTGTGCTACAACAGGATCGTAGTTACCACACCACAGAACATTACAAAAGGACATAGTTGACGCTTTGGGACCAAACACAATGAGACGTTCGAACACATGGGCTTGAATATCTTTTCAACGTCTTGATATTTTCACCCCGTTTACGTATGAATGATTTGTTCCAGCGTTCCTGTTCCCACctaagcagcagcagcagcaggtagaTGGGCAGGTCTACTTTGTGGGGCTGCAGGCTTCGTTCCACAGCCTGGCTCATCTCCAGAGAGCCCCCCGTCCTCACGATGGAGGACagctgccccctgcaggccagGAGGAGCGCTACAGCCGTGTACACAGGCAACACCTGGCCACACACCCTCAGCAcctgggacagggagggagggagggagggaggtgctcACATGCTCAGGAGAAGCAGCATCCTTGAACATGAAATCCTGTGTATTCTTGTATGATTGGAATGGAGAAAAGTGGGTTTTGGGATGTTACCTGTCCGAGCACCCTGGGAAATGAAGTCCTCACTGACACCTGTAGATGACGTACAAGAGAGTTACAGTAGAGACCAACCAAAATATATGTAAAACATAGTGGTTCTTGAGCATAAACATACCAAATGCTCCGTCTATATCTTTCCCTTTTGCACTCAAACTTTATTTTCAGACACTCTTTGTGGCATTAACTTCAAAACAATTCAAAAGTCATTTTGTAACATGAAGCCACCATGTGGTCACTGTAAAGTCGGCTGTAAAGTGCTCCTCTCACACCTAGCGTGCTGTCATACCTTGTACTGGCAGTTGGGGGCAGTGTGGAGCTGCAGGAGGACACCTGAGGTGTTGTCAGGGCGACTGGTGTGGAGCATGCCTGATAGCTCTGTTACCGAGGGAACGCTGAGAAGTGGATGGAACACAATTTGTGAAATATCCAAACTAAAAAGACATAAACAACATGTAGCTCTAGGACAGTCTTTAATTCAAACAACTGAGACAGTGAATTATTACCTGGAAGTGGTGAGTGAGTCCTCCCTAAACCAGGGCACCTTCATCCTGTATACGTTAGGCAGCCGGTCTGTATGGTTACAATATAACACCCAATTAATTTATCTGTCTGGCGCCAGTTATTTACCGCTTTCTGTGGACTCAAAAATAAATTCTCAGGGAGACACAAAAGTTTACCTTTGGTGACCTTGCAGTGGCTCACAACGTTGATTCTAAAGGCCTGATACACCTGTGGACACAATGCAGAGTCACGTTATGGAGTTGAATTGAGGTAGACAGAGGAAGATAAAAGACGGATAGGCTACTGAAGAGTAGGGATGCTCCTAATTAACCATGTAGCCCCGTTAACCAACAATACGAATGTTTACCGTTTAAGAGTAGCTATTGGTTTaacagtgttgccaatttaGCGACAATGTCACAAGCCTAGATTTAGCTACTTTTCGCCTTCCCTAGTGACAAACAAACCGTGGGCCTATCTAGCAAAAAATCTAGCGACTTTATGCTACTTTTGCGATATCCGTTTTCGTTGTTAGTCTAAGCAGCAGCAAAATAACGAGCTATAATTGTACTTCCATGTTTTAATAATCTTAaacatatatatgtctatggttaTAGCCGCCAATCATGTCAATGAGCGCCAAGGGAGTGCAATCAGCCAATCAGCGCTCTAGGATTCTATGCGTTATCGTTTTGTTAATATGTTTTTGTTCTGTTATTTAAATATCAATCCCTTATGgggaaaaaatacaataataaaCAACAACTATACCTTCAGAAACTCAGTCAATTCAAAATGTTTTATCTTGTCGTTAACGAGCGTCGAATATTGGCCATTTTTTGAAATCCAAAGTGAACATTCCTATTGAACAGTAACTACAGTAGGTAAGTAGAACAATACCTGGTGAAAGTGCTTCAGCTCTATTATGTGGAGAAGTCCAGAGGAGTTGACAGTGACATCGCTAGCAGTCATACCTGGACAGGGGCGAGGAGCAGGTTAGCGTTCCTGTTAAAGGGACGTCCAGGGGGCTCTCTCCGAGGACAGATGCAGCGACCTGGCATGCGTGAGGAGACGAGCCTACTCACCGAAGGAGAGAACGTGCGGTACGGACACAGACATGGTCTGAGACGAGCCTACTCACCGAAGGAGAGAACGTGCGGTACGGACACAGATCTGGTCTGAGACTCCTCTCGCTGCCACTCACACTCCACCGTGAACTGAGAGGAGagataaggagggagggagagagggagggaaggagggaaggaggagaggtctTTATGAGCTGTGAGATGGCAGGTGTGGTCAGTATGGTAGAAAGGGCTGAAACTTAAGTGTCAAATAGAGACATCTCTGTTAGGCAGCCTGACacaatttttaaaacattttgatGTCATGCTACGAGGTATTAACTGTAAGTTCAGGTCAAACACACCTGCTTGCCATTGAGGTTAGAGGCTCCTACGACCAGATGAGAGACTGCAGACATGTCTCTGAGCCTCAGGATCACAACCTGCAGGAGGGAGAGCAGCTCTGTGACTGGGTCTGACCCGTTAGCGCCGTCACGGCCAGCCTTTACCACGGGCTGGAGCAGGAACGTGACTCCATAAGGGAGACCGTGTGTAGCATGACGACATGGGCCTGTCAGACCAGGGTGTTTGATAAGGAGGGGAGGTGTGACTGAGGAGAGGTTGGGAGAGGTTTACCTTGTAGGCTGGTAGAAGTTCAGTCCCTAAGGACAGATCTACCGCTTGAACACTGAGTAGAGAagacagaggggacagagacagatatagagacagagatagggGGGGGTTGAAAAAGCAAAAAAGTGGTATAAGGAACAGTCAAGAAAGTGTTATGAAGTGGAAGGATGGACGGCAGGACGGTAGTGACTCACCACATAGATCCATTCCTCTGAGTGCAACCGTAAACCCAGCTGGTCATTTCCTGTAGGATGGAAATGGTAATTGTAGTTCTTTTCTTGATCACCAGTACCTCTGACCACCAACTATTCTTTGCCACTAGCTCGCTTGAATCTCTTTTGAGTAAGACTAAAGTATTCCATCCTCTCACCAGGCTTGTGCTCCGGCAGTAGAAGTGACTGTAGGCTCTCCTGCGACTGGACAACGCAAACAGGAAGTACTTGACTTGGCCTTCCTGTCGTGGACACCAAAGTATGTGTTTAAATTCAGATGCCATATAAAGATAATTAGAGCGCACATTTAAACAGGCTGCTACCTGGACAAGCAGAGTGTAACAAACTCATGGTATGTGATTACCTTCGGGGCGGTATAAGCCAGGCGAAGTGTGTTCACCTCGCTCCACACATCAGGAGAAcctggagagaaggaagaggggaaggagagaaggaagaagaagagaaggaagaagatTCATCAGAGCTCCTCAAAGAAAAGTGACATGCaacctcagccacacacacacacacacctgagaaggagaagggggccTCTTGTGGTTCGTTCAGCATGTGGACAGGATGTCTGATGAAGTGATGGTTCAGAACGGCCATTCTCCTCTCTGGATCCTCTGAAAACTTAGAGACACATACAGCCACAGTCATCCCCTCACAATACTGCTAGGGTGATGAGGCTTTCACCTGTTACGAGTTGTCACATCTACAAtaaggggaaagaaagagatggaactGAAAATCCACTAGAACGAAGTAATGGAAGGTTTCAGACGTTCACCTGTCCTGACTGAGGGTCGATGAGATCGAAGAACGCTCTCACAGAAGCGAGGACCAGCTCTTTGCACCTGCAACACAAACAGGAATCCCGCCGTATACAACACAGGTGATGAGCAGGGTCTGTCAGCCGGAGGTGCTGAAATGCTGTGAAGGGTAACATGGATGCTCACCACACAATGGACAGGTGGTCTGTAGAGACCCAGGTCCTGGGGACGGCTGTGAccttcacagacagacagattaaaatgaagaagaaaaaagaaacaagCGCGGAGAATAAGCTCAACAGTGCTTAGAGGTTGCCATGACTACACACAATCGCCTAAGACTACAATTTATtattcctttttctttcttttttttatatatacaaaACCTTTATATCATTTGATAGTAGCATCAAAGTTTCGTATGCCAGAAAATCCAGGTTTCAGGGATGGTATTGAGTGATTGTAAAAGCCTCGTACCACCAGAGACAGCTTGCTAGGATCGCCTGTGACACACGGCAGGGCCGTCAGACCGGAGCGCACCTGGTAGTCACGGTAACCACCCCCGATGGAAAGCACCGTCACGTTACGCAAGTCGTCCCCCCGATCCACCCACCTCTGTCTGACGGCAGAATAGAACTCTGTACGGAGACAGGCGGGATAGGAAGTGAACGACGGCATCATCTTCTGATGTGTGTTCACCCACagcgtacctgtgtgtgtgtgtgtgtgtgtgtgtgtgtgtgttggacaggTCCACAGGCCGTACCCAGCAGCTGTGTGTcgagggagagtgggggggcctggtggggcgaGGCCAGGGTGAGGATGAGGCTGACCAGGGCAGGGCTGAAGCGGGGCAGGGTGAACAGGGCCCGGGCCACCACCCCGCCCATGGAGTGGCCCACCAGCACCACGCTGCGAGGGGGCGCTTCGCGGTGCTGCCGGGGGGAAAAGGAAATACTCATATTCATATTGAATCAAAACAGTGCTTCATGTTAAAAAGAAAAACTTTTATTTTAAGTTAACTTTGTTAACTTGAATCGTGTGAATCGTGTGTTTTGATTCAAGGTAAACTTTCCAAGTTAACATCATTATTATTTAAATTTAGAATCAATCTTTATTGGGTTaggaagaaaataaatacatcccAGAACGACCTATTCCCTTgatttgacccctgaccttgtaGAGACGCAGGATGGCCTTGATGCTCTCGTGCAGGAAGAGAGTCTGTCTCCTCAGGCTGCCTCCGTACAACGCTACCAGCTCCTCGTTGAAGTCCACGGTGAACACGTTGAGATGCAGGCCGCCCTCCAGGGCCTCTGCCTTCCTCAGGGCCACCGAGCCCAGCGAGCGAGCTGCAGGAGCGGGGACACAAGCCAGGGCTCACTGGACCAGTTCCAGGACACGACACTCATgaacaaatgtacattttacTCATTTAGCTGACGCCTTTGTCCAAATCGACGTACAAAATGCGCATAAGATGCTAATGATATGGTCTCACATTGATGCAGTCCATTTGAGGATTGGGGGATTTGCTGGTATTGATATAGAATTGAGGTATTCGCTGGTCTAGATATAGGCTGAAAGGTTTGAGAGAGGGACATTACATTCCTGTTCACAAATCAAGTTTAAAAATAGAGTTACTATTATGGGTTCCCACCAAAATACTGACACAGTTACAATTTT from Hypomesus transpacificus isolate Combined female chromosome 23, fHypTra1, whole genome shotgun sequence encodes:
- the pgap1 gene encoding GPI inositol-deacylase, producing the protein MRVVAVAFYACALGLLAMGLRELLSGFEENRCSMTYMFEYPEYRRVLLPRRVSRLYPAYGLYLYGEGQYAQETHTLKLSGTPVLFLPGNAGSYKQARSLGSVALRKAEALEGGLHLNVFTVDFNEELVALYGGSLRRQTLFLHESIKAILRLYKHREAPPRSVVLVGHSMGGVVARALFTLPRFSPALVSLILTLASPHQAPPLSLDTQLLEFYSAVRQRWVDRGDDLRNVTVLSIGGGYRDYQVRSGLTALPCVTGDPSKLSLVVTAVPRTWVSTDHLSIVWCKELVLASVRAFFDLIDPQSGQFSEDPERRMAVLNHHFIRHPVHMLNEPQEAPFSFSGSPDVWSEVNTLRLAYTAPKEGQVKYFLFALSSRRRAYSHFYCRSTSLEMTSWVYGCTQRNGSMCVQAVDLSLGTELLPAYKVVILRLRDMSAVSHLVVGASNLNGKQFTVECEWQREESQTRSVSVPHVLSFGMTASDVTVNSSGLLHIIELKHFHQVYQAFRINVVSHCKVTKDRLPNVYRMKVPWFREDSLTTSSVPSVTELSGMLHTSRPDNTSGVLLQLHTAPNCQYKVSVRTSFPRVLGQVLRVCGQVLPVYTAVALLLACRGQLSSIVRTGGSLEMSQAVERSLQPHKVDLPIYLLLLLLRQSWFQEGWSALCLPPVDALPSTSPDGSSHTAPPDEWPRLLAPLPYVLGAAVAFWGSTVLRLSIRLLSLLLAPLHRPSVSQDCGTLCLRTQLLLIMSLSLLGGTSCGALSITASFLLHLYRVLKLQMTERSLSHMLNLAPQKQREQENGSTDVKPHATPRECNGAPLLSECVLQGVRSDLQLHLSLSALFTVPLMLSAPSLLHWSRSLRYSTQLDPDPCWPHTVPLLISNVLLINCDVVKLSNSKLLPLTSHFLLPISIAMVTFSPLHLYRVTYFLSAALPLLAISCFV